From Coffea arabica cultivar ET-39 chromosome 2e, Coffea Arabica ET-39 HiFi, whole genome shotgun sequence, the proteins below share one genomic window:
- the LOC140037394 gene encoding uncharacterized protein — translation MMLLKQGTGWRIRLYIPTKAWLGLFTSFALSKFQSITQDCKKGTTEARHPWHQSASIPRSRTSQCFTKKQSPGGTRIKRASSLGAQQETHTITSNSEEGHKRITLTQTGNYPLVLTPVLKRAKDGKQPTEADSSAPKFFDKRWKNGTWDLNMFVKRGKMDWHAVIFAGQTGSVACKAALFITVIGVVFFRRKEDLQRLAEEATFSDKQWQASWQDQNDRSGASD, via the exons ATGATGTTGCTGAAGCAAGGCACTGGCTGGAGGATAAGGTTATATATTCCTACTAAGGCATGGCTTGGCTTGTTTACTAGCTTTGCCCTCTCCAAATTTCAGTCAATTACACAGGATTGTAAGAAAGGGACGACAGAAGCTCGGCACCCGTGGCATCAATCGGCCTCAATACCAAGATCTCGCACCTCCCAGTGTTTTACCAAGAAACAATCGCCTGGAGGCACACGAATAAAAAGGGCAAGCTCTTTAGGCGCACAGCAGGAGACGCATACAATCACCTCGAATTCTGAAGAAGGCCATAAACGCATTACTTTAACTCAAACAGGAAACTATCCTCTTGTCTTAACTCCGGTATTAAAGCGGGCCAAGGATGGAAAACAACCAACAGAAGCGGATTCTTCCGCTccaaaattttttgataaaagatGGAAGAATGGGACGTGGGATCTCAACATGTTCGTTAAgcgtggcaaaatggattggcaTGCTGTGATTTTTGCAG GCCAAACTGGCAGTGTTGCGTGCAAGGCTGCCCTCTTCATCACAGTCATCGGTGTGGTCTTTTTCAGACGGAAAGAAGACCTACAAAGGCTTGCAGAAGAGGCCACATTCTCCGACAAGCAATGGCAAGCATCATGGCAAGATCAAAACGATCGTAGTGGTGCTTCAGATTAG
- the LOC113727351 gene encoding glutamate dehydrogenase A, producing MNALAATNRNFRQAARILGLDSKIEKSLLIPFREIKVECTIPKDDGGLVSFVGFRVQHDNSRGPMKGGIRYHPEVDPDEVNALAQLMTWKTAVADIPYGGAKGGIGCTPKELSTSELERLTRVFTQKIHDLIGINTDVPAPDMGTNAQTMAWILDEYSKFHGHSPAIVTGKPIDLGGSLGREAATGRGVVFATEALLAEYGKSIKDMTFAIQGFGNVGSWAAKLIHEKGGKVVAVSDITGGLKNPNGIDIPGLLTHKDTTGKLANFSGGDALDPNDLLVHECDVLIPCALGGVLNRENADHVKAKFVIEAANHPTDPEADEILSKKGVIILPDIYANAGGVTVSYFEWVQNIQGFMWDEDKVNNELKKYMTRSFHNIKNMCQTHNCNLRMGAFTLGVNRVARATLLRGWEA from the exons ATGAATGCACTTGCAGCCACCAATCGTAACTTTCGCCAAGCGGCCCGTATTCTTGGCCTTGATTCAAAGATTGAGAAAAGTCTTTTGATTCCATTCAGGGAAATCAAG GTTGAGTGTACCATTCCAAAAGATGATGGAGGTCTGGTGTCTTTTGTTGGATTCAGAGTGCAACATGATAATTCTCGTGGACCCATGAAGGGAGGCATCAGATACCATCCTGAG GTGGATCCTGATGAAGTCAATGCTCTTGCTCAATTAATGACTTGGAAGACTGCTGTAGCTGACATTCCATATGGCGGAGCTAAAGGTGGGATTGGGTGCACTCCTAAGGAATTAAGTACGAGTGAGTTGGAGCGCCTTACACGGGTCTTCACACAGAAGATTCACGATCTTATTGGAATTAATACTGATGTTCCTGCACCAGACATGGGCACTAATGCCCAG ACAATGGCATGGATTTTGGATGAGTATTCGAAGTTTCACGGTCATTCACCTGCTATTGTAACAGGAAAGCCCATC GATCTTGGTGGATCTTTAGGTAGGGAGGCTGCAACTGGGCGTGGTGTTGTGTTTGCCACTGAAGCATTACTTGCTGAATATGGGAAGTCAATTAAAGACATGACATTTGCCATTCAA GGGTTTGGCAATGTTGGATCTTGGGCTGCAAAGCTTATTCATGAGAAAGGTGGGAAAGTTGTTGCAGTGAGCGATATAACAGGAGGACTTAAGAACCCCAACGGGATTGATATTCCAGGACTGCTAACTCATAAAGATACAACTGGAAAGCTAGCTAATTTCAGCGGTGGAGATGCCTTGGATCCAAATGATTTGCTTGTACATGAATGTGATGTTTTGATCCCATGTGCTCTTGGTGGAGTTCTGAACAG GGAAAATGCAGACCATGTCAAGGCTAAATTTGTTATAGAAGCTGCCAACCATCCTACTGATCCAGAAGCTGATGAG ATTTTGTCCAAGAAAGGGGTCATCATTCTTCCTGATATATATGCTAATGCTGGAGGTGTAACTGTCAGTTATTTTGAGTGGGTTCAG AATATACAAGGTTTCATGTGGGATGAAGATAAAGTAAACAATGAGCTTAAGAAATACATGACAAGATCCTTTCACAACATCAAGAACATGTGCCAGACACACAATTGCAACCTCCGCATGGGTGCATTCACACTAGGAGTGAATCGTGTCGCCCGTGCTACCCTGTTAAGGGGTTGGGAAGCATAA